The Quercus lobata isolate SW786 chromosome 9, ValleyOak3.0 Primary Assembly, whole genome shotgun sequence region TGTTGTACCCACAGGCCTAGACTCCAAAACCGGGGTCCAAACCAAAGACGTCGTCGTTTCACCCGAATCAGGCGTATCAGCCAGACTCTTCATCCCCAAAATCAACGGCCCAGATCAGAAGTTTCCTCTAGTCGTTCACTACCACGGTGGGGGCTTCTGTCTTGGATCGCCTTTCATGAAAATCTTTCATAGCTTTCTTGTTTCCTTAGCCTCAGAAGCTAGTGCGGTTGTTATTTCCGTTGACTATAGGCGAGCCCCAGAGCATGCTCTACCAGTTGCACATGAAGATTCTTGGGCCGCGATGCAGTGGATTTCAGCCCACTCAAATGGGCAAGGCCCCGAACCGTGGTTGAACCAGTATGCGGATTTCGGGAGGGTTTTTGTGGGGGGTGAGAGTGCTGGGGCTAATATAGCCCATTACGTTGCAGTCCAAGCTGGCGCTACGGGATTGGCTGGTCCTAATATCATTGGGACAATCATATTGCACCCATATTTTGGTGGCAAAGAGAATGATAAAATGATTGATTACATGTACCCAACAAGTGCCGGGTTCAAGGATCCGATACTGTACCCGGAAGTGGATCTGAATTTGTCGAAGATGGCTGGTAAGAAAGTGCTGGTTTGCCTGGCGGAGAAGGATTGGCTGAAAGATAGAGGTGTGGCTTATTATGAAACTTTGGCAAAGAGTGGTTGGAATGGTACTGTGGGATATTTTGAGAGTGAAGGAGAGGGGCATGGGTTTTTTCTGTTCAATCCCAGCAGCGACAAGGTGGGGCCACTGATAAAAGCCATGGTTGATTTCATAAATCAGAACTAAGTTAATATCGTTGGTTTGTCATGTTTTGAAGACATTGACTCATTGAGCTGTAATTGGAC contains the following coding sequences:
- the LOC115960552 gene encoding 2-hydroxyisoflavanone dehydratase-like, which translates into the protein MDSSNNETTHEFPPYFKVYKDGRIERYPDRFGNGGQDLVVPTGLDSKTGVQTKDVVVSPESGVSARLFIPKINGPDQKFPLVVHYHGGGFCLGSPFMKIFHSFLVSLASEASAVVISVDYRRAPEHALPVAHEDSWAAMQWISAHSNGQGPEPWLNQYADFGRVFVGGESAGANIAHYVAVQAGATGLAGPNIIGTIILHPYFGGKENDKMIDYMYPTSAGFKDPILYPEVDLNLSKMAGKKVLVCLAEKDWLKDRGVAYYETLAKSGWNGTVGYFESEGEGHGFFLFNPSSDKVGPLIKAMVDFINQN